TTGTGCTATCAACTCCAGTATTTGCCACAGCAGAAGTATTTGTAGCATTTGAGCTTTGATTCTCACCATTGAAAGTTTCTGTACTGTTTGTCTCCTCATTGAAGTATTCATAGCGAGCGGAAGCAATCATATGCTCAAGCATTTCAGGATCCTTACAGATGATTAGAATATTGTCATGGGTGATATGATTTCCAATGAAAGCCATATATGTTCCGTTTTCCTCATTATGCCAAACAGTTTGGTTTCCTAAGGTATCCTGAACCGAATTTGCCACAAAATCATTTCGTATATACTCCAATTCAACAGCTGCAACCTGATTGCCCTGTTCACTGTTGAAGTACATCACTGTCAGATCATGTTGAGTGTCATTAATGAGATTAATGCCATTGTTAATTACTGTATTTGTAGATTGATCACTTATTGGCATCTCAATGCTGGAAGTGCTTGTAAGGTCCACTCTTTCATATTTAATAGTTTCATCATATCCCAATAAGAAGAAAGAAGTGGCTAAAACCACGACAATCACTAGCAATACCAATAATACACGTCTTAAATCCACATAAACCTCCCCATTAACTAATCTTTTAAAAATTAGTTTATTACAATTATTAATTTAAATTAAATTATTTATAAACTTAACTTAAGAAATGGGCAAAAATAGGGTAAAAATGGATAATATGAATGAAAAATAGTTAAAATGAAAAATAGAAAAAATAGATAAAAATTAATGAAAAATAATAAAAAAAATAAGAAAATACTGAAAATTTAGGAAGATCTGTCTATGACAAAATCTGCCAAATCAATAAGCATCTGTTTAGCTTCAGAGTCAGGCAATATTTCGAGTACTTTCTTAGCACCATCAACGTTTTCTAAAGCGAGATTGTGAGCATATTCAATGGAACCATATTTATTGAATAAATCAATGGCTTCATGTATGTTCTCTTGTGAAGAATTCTCCTCTTTTAAGATTTCAAGCAATCTTTCATGGTCTTCACCTTCGGATTCAGCCAATGCCTTAACGACCATAAGGGTCATCTTTCCTTTTGCGATGTCACTGCCGACAGGCTTTCCAAGGTCCTTTTCATCACTGATCACATCAAGATAATCATCCTGAATCTGGAAAGCTGTACCAATCATTCTTCCATATTCATAGAGAGCTTGCACTGTCTCATCATCTGCTCCGCCCATGATTGCTCCAGCTTTGGTTGCAGCTGCAATCAATGCACCTGTTTTCTTGAAGATCATTTCAGAATATTCGTCTTCCTTGACATCAAAGTTTCCTTCAAAGCTCATATCGGAAGCCTGACCTTCACAGATCTTAACACAGGCATCTGCAACGGTAGCCAATGCATTTGCAACATTTGCAGGATGTGCATTTTCCTCCTTGGAAGCGATTACCATTTCAAATGCCTTTGAGAATAGGGTATCCCCTGCCAAAATGGCTACAGGCTCATCCCATACCTTATGTACGGAAGGCATTCCCCTTCTCATGTCATCGTCATCCATGATATCGTCATGGATAAGTGAAAAGGTATGAATAAGCTCCAAAGCAGCGGCAGTCTTAAGTGCATCCTCCTTTTTTCCTCCAACCGCTTCTGCAGAGATTAAAGTGAGTGCTGGCCTAAGCATCTTTCCGCCAGCTTTTGTTAAATAAAGACAAGCATCCTGTAAATCCTGTGGTTCAATAACACTAAGATTCTCTTCAATTGTTTTTACAACATCTTTGGAATATTGTTTTAAAACATCAGTAACATCAGACATGATTTTCCCTCAAACTAATATTTATTGAAACTTTATTAAATACTTAATTGCAATTTAATGAATAATAATTGATTTTTTTAAATAAATAAGCCCAAATAGTTAATTAAATTAACTAAATTAGTGTCCATTGAACACTTGAGCCTGAGCATTTCTTAAAATATGAATATTGTTTCCTATTCTGTATCCTTCCTCTTCTGCAAGCTCACCATAAGCGACCAGCATCTCCAATTCACCGTGGGCAGGTATGATGTGTTTTGGCTTAAGCATTCTTAGGAAATCCCTGTGGTCTTCACGGCCTGCGTGTCCTGAAACGTGAGCGTTTGCATAGATCCTTGCACCGTTCGCCTTCAATTTGGATTCAAGGATATGCCTGTTTGCGGCATTGGTCGGATTTGGAATGATTGGCGCTGAGAATATGACATTGTCTCCTTTCTTCACATTGAATGGAGTTCTTCCACTGGCTATTCTTGGTAAAAGAGCATCAGGCTCCCCTTGGTGACCTGTAGTGACCAGGAGATATTTGTCCCTTTCCTCTTCAGCCTTCATAAGGGCTTTGTTTACAGCCTTAGGAGACCCATGAACATAAGCGTTTCCAGGCAATTTCAAGATTCCTAAATTCTGTGCTATGCCACAGAACCTTTCCATGGAACGTCCCAAGAAGAGAATATCCCTATCGCTGTCCTTTGCAATGTCTGCAATGGTCTGAAGCCTTTCGATATGTGATGAGAAAGTGGTTACGATCATACCGTTCTTTGCCTTTAAAGGCTCTCTCATCAAGTCCTCCAGGATGATTCTAGCAACTTTTTCTGAATATGTTCTGGTTTCAGTGTAATTGATTGCATTGGTGGTCTCTACAATTAGAGCCAATACTCCTTTTCTTCCCAATTCCCTAAGCCTGTTATAGTCAGGTGGCGGTGAAACCTTCTGATGGTTGTCAAACTTAAAGTCCAATGCATAGACGATTATTCCCTCATTGGTATGCAATACCGGGAAGACCGCCTGTGGAATACTGTGGGTTGACTGAACGAATTCCAAGGTGATGTCCTTTGACAATTTGATCTTGCTTCCAGGATTAAGCGGTCTGATTGGATTGTTTACCTTGAATTTACGTTCTCCCTTGATTTGCTTTTCAATCAGTGCAGTGGTATAAGGGGTTCCGATGATTGGTGCATCGTATCTGTGAGCCAATTTGGCTACAGCACCGATGTGGTCCAAGTGACCGTGGGAAAATACTATTCCCTTTACCTTTCCGTCAACGTCCTTCATGATTGTATCGTCTGGAATCACTCCCCTTTCGATTAAGTCCAAACTGTGCATTCTGTCTATGTCTGTATCTTCGTGAATGCTGATTCTGTCCAAGTGGATACCCATATCGAATATGATAACATCTTCCCCTACCTTTACGGCAGTCATATTCTTTCCTACTTCTTCGTATCCACCTATTGCAATAACTTCTACAGTCATTTATTGCCTCCTTTTTGTTTTTTTTTCCGTAAAATAATTAGTATAATTAAGTAATTTAAGTTTATAAAAATTCATCGAATATAAAATAATCATATAAATTAAAAATAAGAGTAAAGACTCTTAAATTAAAAAATAGAATTACTTTCTTGCATAAGCCTTAGTATCGAATCCTCTTGATTCAAGCCAGTTCTTGGTTTCCCCTTTGATTATGAGGTTTGAATTCTTAAGCTCTTCGATATTTGAAGCTCCAACCAAAAACATTGCTATCCTTAAGGATTCATTGAATCTTTCAACCATTTGAACCAAAGCTTCCTGTCCTTCATAGGCTCCTTTAAGTGCTGGCAGTGCCATTCCCACAGCATCTGCGCCAAGCGCAATTGCCTTTGCAGCATCAAGTCCTGAACGGATTCCACCGGAAGATATTACTGGAACATTGACGGAATTTACAACTTCTGCAGTGCTTACAGCAGTAGGGATTCCCCAATCCCAGAAGAGCTCTCCCATGTATCTGTCATCAGCACGGTATGTTTCAACAGCAGCCCAGCTGGTTCCGCCAGCACCTTCAACATCAATGAAGCGGACTCCTGCCTTTTCAAGTGCAATCGCATCCTCTGCACTTATTCCTGTACCTGTTTCCTTTGCCATGACAGGAACATCCACCGCCTTGCAGATTTCAGCTATTGAATCGAGATATCCTCTGCCGTCAACATCCCCTTCAGGCTGGATTGCTTCCTGCAATGGATTCAAATGAATTGCCAATATATCACTGTCCAATATTTCAACGGCTTTCTGTGCAAGATCAGACTGAGGAGCTCCGATATTACCTAAAACAAGTGCGGAGGGAGCATATTCCCTTACAACATCATAAGTGTCTCTTAAATCTGGATTTACAATGGCCGCCCTTTGGCTTCCTACACCTAAACCAATCTGCTTGTCCTCTGCGACAATGGCCAATTCCTTATTGATGTCCTTTGCAGCTTCATGTCCGCCAGTGATGGCTGTAATGAACAATGGAGATTCCAGTTTCTTTCCAAAAGCCTCTGTTGAAATGTCAATTTCTTCCTTATGAACTTCAGGCAATGCTCTGTGAATGAGTTCAATGTCTTCAAAGCCTGTAGTCTTGTCCTTATAATTAACATCATAATTCTTGCAAATTAATAAATGTTCTAATTTTCTATCTGAAATCATTGTTTCCTCTTTGATAATTAATAAATTAAGTATGATAAGCTTAAAATTAATATTAAATAATGTTCCATCATTGGAACCTAAAAAAAGCAATCTAATATAAACTGTTTTTAAATAGTAAACCTTTAAAAGCAGTCTAAATATCTAAAATAAACTGATCAATATAAATTCTTTATAAATAGAAAAATTAAATTTAACAAAGCCCTTATGAATAAAAGTTAAATTAAATAAAATATTCTTACGTGTTTAATTAGGTCCCGAATGAATTTAAAAACATTAAAATCCGACTTAATATTAATTCTAATCTTTTAAATTCAAAATATATGAAAATTGCATATATTTTAACTATTTATAATTTTTTATTTTCATTATATTTAAATATTGGGTAAAAATAGGGCTTTTTTCATGAAAAATAATGAATAAGATTAGAAAAAATAAAAAAATAGAATAAAAAAGTTAGTATAAATAATAACAGAATGAAAATATTATTTTCTGCAGATTTTAGTTCCATTCACTTCCATGCCCTGCAATGCCTTTGCGATTGCTCCCTCTTCATTTGCATTGATGATTTCAGAGCTTATTCCATAATCCGCCAAGTCCAATAGCTCCTTCACTTTGCCGACCATGCCGCCGGTCACATCGACATTGGTTGTGGATTCAAGGAACTTGATGTCCTCAATGGAGTTCACTTCATCTATATGGACCGCATCATCATGGATCTTAGGGTTTTTGGTATAGACCCCGGCCACATCGGTTCCAAGGACAATCCTATCTGATTTGAGGAACTTTGCAATGTATTGGAGAACTTGATCCCCTGAGATGACCGCTATCTTCACTTCATCGTCAATGACTACATCTCCAAAGAGAACAGGGACGAAACCTTCTCTAATATATGTCTTTAAAAGATCCAAGTCAAAATCATAGATTCTCTTATTGTGTGAAGTTATAAAGGAAGATGGAGGTATTGCAATTACTGGAATTCCATGCTCGATCAATGATTCGCAGATGATTGAATTCAGCTTCTTGACCTCATTTTGAACCTCTGCAAAGCCTATCCTCTTTTCAAGGTAATCCTTCATTTCAAAAGGACGGCCTATCTGATACTTCTTAGCAGGAGGATGTCCGAAGGATCCTGCTCCATGAACAATCACAAGCCCGTCTATCAGGTCATTGCTGATTTCATCAGCATATAAGGATTGTCTGATTTCCTCTGCAATCCTATTCAAGTTTTCATAATCGACTTTAGGTTCCGCGGAATCCTTTTCAGTCAATATGCTTCCGCCAATCTTTAAAATAATCATAAAATCACACTATAAACATTAAAATATTAAGAAATTAATTAAAATTTTTTTATAATAAACATGAAATTTTTAAATTGTAAATAAATAATAAAAAAATATTTTATGGTAAAGGAGGAGCTCTCCTATTTACTAAAACACCATCCTTTGAGAATTTCACCTTGATTGTCTTGTCTTCAACATTGATTGCCTCTGCAACTTCGTCGACATTGTCTTCCCTGCATAGGGAAATGATGCTTCCTCCACCGCCGGAACCTGTTATCTTGGAAGCAAGGGCTCCATTGTCACGGGCGGTATATATCATTCTTGACAATTCATAAGTGTTGACTCCTAAGGAGTCAAGTAATCCCTGATTCAAGTTCATCAATTCAGCTATTCTTTCAACATCATTCTTAAGGATGGCTATCCTTGCCTCATTTGCTATCTTGCCCATTGTGGATATTATCGGATCCACCAATTCAGGATATGTGTCCTTCAATGTCTTCACATTCTTGACCATTTTGGCGGTGTTTCCATATTTATTGGTAAAACCTACAACAAATGGAGCATCCAAATGACTGTCAAAGCGAACTATCTTCTTCTCACGGGATAAGTAAATCAATCCGCCATATGTGCTTATCAAGGTGTCCAATGGGCTAGCTATGCCCTGAACTTCCTCTTCCACTCCATGGGCTTCCCTTGCAAGGGTTTCCTTATTGAATTCAACCCCATGATAATGATGCAATGCTGCAATGGTGGCTACAGTTACGGCAGCGGAAGACCCTAATCCGGATCCGATAGGAAGATCAAGTGACAAGCTCATATCAATGGCACTGTGGTCATGGAACTTTCCCATAGCATTCAAGATATAACGGATAATGCCCGGCTTTCCTTTCTTAAGGGTATAGGTTCCTCTTCGAGTGTCCATTACTAGTTCAAAACCCAAATCCTTGGACTTCAATGTGGAGTAATTGTTCTGAGACTTCTTCAGACTTACAACTGCCCTTTTATTGACTGCCCCTGCAATGGCCGGCTCATCATATACGACTGAATGTTCACCGAAAAGGATGGTCTTTCCAGGTGCAGAAGCTACTGATATGTGTCTCATTATAATTCTCCCAATTCACTAATTCAAACATTTGATTTTGCTAAAATAAGTTTTAAAATACTAAATTTGATTTAAATCCAATATAAAACTTTCTTAAATTTGATATATATTTATAAATTTATATTAAATAGTATAAAAACTATACTATGAATATGAAAAAAATAAAAGAAAAAGAATGTTATAATTGCAGATATCTGGAATTTGATACAGGTTTATGCACCCAATTCTTTTGCAGATATCATGAGAAGCTGATCAAACAGGATGACAGCTGTGAGAATTGGATAGAAAAAGAAAATTAAGAACTTTTAAAAAAATAGAAAAAATAGCAGCAAACTTAAAGATAAGAATTCAAAAAGAATTCTTAACTTAAAGTTCCCATAACATAATTGAGTCTAATAAAACTCTAATTAATATTATATTTTTGTAATATATAATATTAACTCATATGAAGGAAAAAACTTATCCTATTTAAAAATATTAAAAACTAAAATTTTTTTAAGTTCAACAACATGTTACAATCATTTTATTAGCATAATGAAAATTTTAACAATCTCTAAAGCATATTTTAAAATATCTTTAGAAACAATTTTCATTCTTTCCAATGAAAAATTAAAAAGAATCAATATATTTATTCTCATTATCTTAACCTCAATATGTTATGGATATATTTTTATGCAGATAATAA
This genomic window from Methanobrevibacter sp. contains:
- the idsA gene encoding short chain isoprenyl diphosphate synthase IdsA — translated: MSDVTDVLKQYSKDVVKTIEENLSVIEPQDLQDACLYLTKAGGKMLRPALTLISAEAVGGKKEDALKTAAALELIHTFSLIHDDIMDDDDMRRGMPSVHKVWDEPVAILAGDTLFSKAFEMVIASKEENAHPANVANALATVADACVKICEGQASDMSFEGNFDVKEDEYSEMIFKKTGALIAAATKAGAIMGGADDETVQALYEYGRMIGTAFQIQDDYLDVISDEKDLGKPVGSDIAKGKMTLMVVKALAESEGEDHERLLEILKEENSSQENIHEAIDLFNKYGSIEYAHNLALENVDGAKKVLEILPDSEAKQMLIDLADFVIDRSS
- a CDS encoding RNase J family beta-CASP ribonuclease; its protein translation is MTVEVIAIGGYEEVGKNMTAVKVGEDVIIFDMGIHLDRISIHEDTDIDRMHSLDLIERGVIPDDTIMKDVDGKVKGIVFSHGHLDHIGAVAKLAHRYDAPIIGTPYTTALIEKQIKGERKFKVNNPIRPLNPGSKIKLSKDITLEFVQSTHSIPQAVFPVLHTNEGIIVYALDFKFDNHQKVSPPPDYNRLRELGRKGVLALIVETTNAINYTETRTYSEKVARIILEDLMREPLKAKNGMIVTTFSSHIERLQTIADIAKDSDRDILFLGRSMERFCGIAQNLGILKLPGNAYVHGSPKAVNKALMKAEEERDKYLLVTTGHQGEPDALLPRIASGRTPFNVKKGDNVIFSAPIIPNPTNAANRHILESKLKANGARIYANAHVSGHAGREDHRDFLRMLKPKHIIPAHGELEMLVAYGELAEEEGYRIGNNIHILRNAQAQVFNGH
- the fni gene encoding type 2 isopentenyl-diphosphate Delta-isomerase, producing the protein MISDRKLEHLLICKNYDVNYKDKTTGFEDIELIHRALPEVHKEEIDISTEAFGKKLESPLFITAITGGHEAAKDINKELAIVAEDKQIGLGVGSQRAAIVNPDLRDTYDVVREYAPSALVLGNIGAPQSDLAQKAVEILDSDILAIHLNPLQEAIQPEGDVDGRGYLDSIAEICKAVDVPVMAKETGTGISAEDAIALEKAGVRFIDVEGAGGTSWAAVETYRADDRYMGELFWDWGIPTAVSTAEVVNSVNVPVISSGGIRSGLDAAKAIALGADAVGMALPALKGAYEGQEALVQMVERFNESLRIAMFLVGASNIEELKNSNLIIKGETKNWLESRGFDTKAYARK
- a CDS encoding isopentenyl phosphate kinase, whose product is MIILKIGGSILTEKDSAEPKVDYENLNRIAEEIRQSLYADEISNDLIDGLVIVHGAGSFGHPPAKKYQIGRPFEMKDYLEKRIGFAEVQNEVKKLNSIICESLIEHGIPVIAIPPSSFITSHNKRIYDFDLDLLKTYIREGFVPVLFGDVVIDDEVKIAVISGDQVLQYIAKFLKSDRIVLGTDVAGVYTKNPKIHDDAVHIDEVNSIEDIKFLESTTNVDVTGGMVGKVKELLDLADYGISSEIINANEEGAIAKALQGMEVNGTKICRK
- the mvk gene encoding mevalonate kinase, yielding MRHISVASAPGKTILFGEHSVVYDEPAIAGAVNKRAVVSLKKSQNNYSTLKSKDLGFELVMDTRRGTYTLKKGKPGIIRYILNAMGKFHDHSAIDMSLSLDLPIGSGLGSSAAVTVATIAALHHYHGVEFNKETLAREAHGVEEEVQGIASPLDTLISTYGGLIYLSREKKIVRFDSHLDAPFVVGFTNKYGNTAKMVKNVKTLKDTYPELVDPIISTMGKIANEARIAILKNDVERIAELMNLNQGLLDSLGVNTYELSRMIYTARDNGALASKITGSGGGGSIISLCREDNVDEVAEAINVEDKTIKVKFSKDGVLVNRRAPPLP